In a single window of the Cucumis melo cultivar AY chromosome 11, USDA_Cmelo_AY_1.0, whole genome shotgun sequence genome:
- the LOC103497371 gene encoding histone-lysine N-methyltransferase CLF isoform X2, whose amino-acid sequence MLNQRMTEDQSVVGRRRIYYGQSGGEALICSDSEEEVIDDEEEKRDFVESEDYILRMTMKEIGSSDLVLESLANCFSRSPGEIKARYEVLTQGEKAIGYFNNRINEEISHIGSTLLDKDLDAALDSFDNLFCRRCLVFDCRLHGCSQDLVFPAEKQPKCGTVGEENVPCGPLCYRSVLKSDKNGIGGSPLRSDLEEKHPISSGGPGAQISTKKKSSCKAGRRRAKSYQSESASSNAKNISESSESENGPRQDGNTIHQSPPLNSKITAVGELRKRNSKRVAERVLICMQKRQKKMAASESESLASVGHCPNDMKLKSNSCKENDDSSSSSRKNIRSPTPGRPRRRESLTQKCNKLEQNETLNNSLNEIITHLPADSCDDNSRKEECVDENLWKQDLANDKSWKPIEKGLYEKGIEIFGRNSCLIARNLLNGMKTCWEIFQYMNYSENKNCSQVGDGSNSHLEGYTKGSNEVRRRSRFLRRRGRVRRLKYTWKSAAYHSIRKRITERKDQPCRQYNPCGCQTACGKQCACLLNGTCCEKYCGCPKSCKNRFRGCHCAKSQCRSRQCPCFAADRECDPDVCRNCWVSCGDGTLGVPNQRGDNYECRNMKLLLKQQQRVLLGRSDISGWGAFLKNSVGKHEYLGEYTGELISHREADKRGKIYDRENSSFLFNLNDQFVLDAYRKGDKLKFANHSPDPNCYAKVIMVAGDHRVGIFAKERISAGEELFYDYRYEPDRAPAWARKPEASGSKKDDGAPSSGRAKKLA is encoded by the exons ATGCT AAATCAGAGAATGACTGAAGATCAATCTGTGGTTGGTCGAAGGAGAATTTATTATGGTCAAAGTGGAGGCGAAGCCCTCATTTGCAGTGACAGCGAGGAAGAAGTAATTGATGATGAAGAGGAAAAGAGAGATTTTGTGGAATCTGAAGATTATATACTTCG GATGACTATGAAAGAAATTGGTTCATCAGATCTGGTGCTAGAGTCACTTGCCAATTGTTTCTCTAGAAGTCCCGGTGAAATAAAG GCAAGATATGAAGTGCTTACCCAGGGAGAAAAGGCTATAGGGTATTTCAATAATAGGATCAACGAGGAGATCTCACATATTGGAAGTACTCTTCTTGATAAAGATCTTGATGCAGCTCTTGATTCTTTTGACAATCTGTTTTGCCGTCGTTGTCTT GTCTTCGATTGTAGACTACATGGTTGCTCCCAAGATCTTGTTTTTCCT GCTGAGAAACAACCTAAATGCGGCACCGTAGGTGAGGAAAATGTACCCTGTGGTCCACTCTGCTATCGATCA GTACTGAAATCAGACAAAAATGGTATAGGGGGTTCTCCGCTTCGCAGTGACTTGGAAGAAAAACATCCCATTTCATCTGGTGGTCCTGGAGCTCAAATCTCCACAAAGAAGAAATCTTCTTGTAAAGCTGGTCGAAGAAGGGCAAAGTCCTATCAGAGTGAAAGTGCCTCATCAAATGCAAAGAACATATCAGAAAGCAGTGAGTCAGAGAATGGACCCAGGCAGGATGGGAATACTATTCATCAATCACCTCCACTGAATTCTAAGATAACAGCGGTGGGTGAACTTCGAAAAAGGAACAGCAAGCGTGTTGCTGAGCGTGTTCTCATTTGCATGCAGAAACGGCAGAAGAAAATGGCTGCTTCTGAGTCAGAATCTCTAGCTAGTGTAGGTCATTGTCCAAATGACATGAAATTAAAATCTAACTCATGTAAAGAAAACGATGATAGTAGCTCCTCTTCACGTAAGAATATTAGATCTCCTACACCTGGAAGGCCTAGGAGGAGGGAATCCCTGACTCAGAAATGCAACAAACTTGAGCAGAATGAAACACTCAATAATTCATTAAATGAGATTATTACTCATCTACCAGCCGACAGTTGTGATGACAACTCAAGGAAAGAAGAGTGTGTGGATGAAAATTTATGGAAGCAGGACTTGGCAAATGATAAATCTTGGAAGCCTATAGAAAAAGGTCTCTATGAGAAGGGCATTGAGATTTTTGGTAGGAACAG CTGCTTAATAGCAAGGAATTTACTAAATGGGATGAAGACCTGTTGGGAAATTTTTCAATACATGAATTACTCTGAGAACAAGAATTGCAGCCAAGTGGGAGATGGATCAAATTCTCATCTTGAAGGTTACACCAAG GGTAGTAATGAGGTGAGAAGAAGGTCGAGATTCTTGCGTAGAAGGGGTAGAGTCCGTCGACTAAAATATACTTGGAAATCAGCTGCTTACCATTCAATTCGGAAGCGAATAACTGAAAGGAAAGATCAGCCGTGCAGACAATATAATCCATGTGGTTGCCAAACTGCCTGTGGAAAGCAGTGTGCCTGTCTTTTAAATGGCACCTGCTGTGAGAAGTACTGTGG GTGCCCTAAGAGTTGCAAGAATCGTTTTAGAGGATGCCATTGTGCCAAAAGTCAATGTCGTAGTCGTCAATGTCCTTGTTTTGCAGCAGATAGAGAATGTGATCCAGATGTCTGTAGGAATTGTTGGGTCAG CTGTGGTGATGGTACTCTTGGGGTTCCCAACCAAAGAGGTGATAATTATGAGTGCAGGAACATGAAGCTTCTTCTCAAACAACAACAAAGA GTGTTACTCGGAAGATCAGATATATCTGGTTGGGGAGCATTTCTAAAG AATAGTGTTGGCAAACACGAATATCTTGGCGAGTATACTGGGGAGTTAATTTCACATAGGGAGGCTGATAAGCGAGGCAAAATATATGATCGTGAAAACTCGTCATTTCTGTTCAATTTGAATGACCAG TTTGTTCTTGATGCATACCGAAAGGGTGATAAACTAAAATTTGCTAATCATTCTCCAGATCCGAACTGCTACGCCAAG GTCATCATGGTGGCAGGAGATCACCGGGTTGGTATCTTTGCCAAGGAAAGAATCAGTGCTGGGGAGGAACTCTTTTATGATTATAGATACGAGCCTGATCGAGCCCCGGCTTGGGCTAGGAAGCCTGAGGCATCGGGATCAAAAAAGGATGACGGTGCTCCATCGAGCGGTCGAGCGAAGAAACTCGCTTAA
- the LOC103497371 gene encoding histone-lysine N-methyltransferase CLF isoform X1, with translation MASKASLPSPSADRSDMPDDTQLKPQGQDPTPKEILSVIEFLKKQVAGERCNSVQKRMEENKQKLAGITTHLLKSSTERRIRRLSDSDKGVDLLTKRQKDALDMQNGIDVSDGENDRSQEDGHASSAVLLGSNVAVRNAVRPIKLPEVKRLPPYTTWIFLDRNQRMTEDQSVVGRRRIYYGQSGGEALICSDSEEEVIDDEEEKRDFVESEDYILRMTMKEIGSSDLVLESLANCFSRSPGEIKARYEVLTQGEKAIGYFNNRINEEISHIGSTLLDKDLDAALDSFDNLFCRRCLVFDCRLHGCSQDLVFPAEKQPKCGTVGEENVPCGPLCYRSVLKSDKNGIGGSPLRSDLEEKHPISSGGPGAQISTKKKSSCKAGRRRAKSYQSESASSNAKNISESSESENGPRQDGNTIHQSPPLNSKITAVGELRKRNSKRVAERVLICMQKRQKKMAASESESLASVGHCPNDMKLKSNSCKENDDSSSSSRKNIRSPTPGRPRRRESLTQKCNKLEQNETLNNSLNEIITHLPADSCDDNSRKEECVDENLWKQDLANDKSWKPIEKGLYEKGIEIFGRNSCLIARNLLNGMKTCWEIFQYMNYSENKNCSQVGDGSNSHLEGYTKGSNEVRRRSRFLRRRGRVRRLKYTWKSAAYHSIRKRITERKDQPCRQYNPCGCQTACGKQCACLLNGTCCEKYCGCPKSCKNRFRGCHCAKSQCRSRQCPCFAADRECDPDVCRNCWVSCGDGTLGVPNQRGDNYECRNMKLLLKQQQRVLLGRSDISGWGAFLKNSVGKHEYLGEYTGELISHREADKRGKIYDRENSSFLFNLNDQFVLDAYRKGDKLKFANHSPDPNCYAKVIMVAGDHRVGIFAKERISAGEELFYDYRYEPDRAPAWARKPEASGSKKDDGAPSSGRAKKLA, from the exons ATGGCGTCGAAGGCTTCTTTGCCTTCACCTTCAGCAGATAGATCGGACATGCCCGATGACACTCAG CTGAAACCACAAGGACAAGATCCTACTCCTAAAGAAATCTTATCAGTCATTGAATTTCTAAAGAAGCAAGTCGCTGGCGAACGTTGTAACTCTGTACAG AAAAGAATGGAGGAAAACAAGCAGAAGTTGGCTGGCATCACCACTCACTTGTTGAAATCATCTACAGAAAGAAGGATAAGAAGGCTAAGTGATTCAGATAAGGGGGTGGATCTATTGACGAAGAGGCAGAAGGATGCACTTGATATGCAGAATGGTATAGATGTAAGTGATGGCGAAAATGACCGATCTCAAGAAGATGGCCATGCATCTTCTGCAGTTCTTCTTGGATCTAATGTTGCAGTAAGAAATGCTGTACGACCCATTAAGCTTCCTGAAGTTAAAAGATTGCCTCCTTATACTACATGGATATTTTTGGACAG AAATCAGAGAATGACTGAAGATCAATCTGTGGTTGGTCGAAGGAGAATTTATTATGGTCAAAGTGGAGGCGAAGCCCTCATTTGCAGTGACAGCGAGGAAGAAGTAATTGATGATGAAGAGGAAAAGAGAGATTTTGTGGAATCTGAAGATTATATACTTCG GATGACTATGAAAGAAATTGGTTCATCAGATCTGGTGCTAGAGTCACTTGCCAATTGTTTCTCTAGAAGTCCCGGTGAAATAAAG GCAAGATATGAAGTGCTTACCCAGGGAGAAAAGGCTATAGGGTATTTCAATAATAGGATCAACGAGGAGATCTCACATATTGGAAGTACTCTTCTTGATAAAGATCTTGATGCAGCTCTTGATTCTTTTGACAATCTGTTTTGCCGTCGTTGTCTT GTCTTCGATTGTAGACTACATGGTTGCTCCCAAGATCTTGTTTTTCCT GCTGAGAAACAACCTAAATGCGGCACCGTAGGTGAGGAAAATGTACCCTGTGGTCCACTCTGCTATCGATCA GTACTGAAATCAGACAAAAATGGTATAGGGGGTTCTCCGCTTCGCAGTGACTTGGAAGAAAAACATCCCATTTCATCTGGTGGTCCTGGAGCTCAAATCTCCACAAAGAAGAAATCTTCTTGTAAAGCTGGTCGAAGAAGGGCAAAGTCCTATCAGAGTGAAAGTGCCTCATCAAATGCAAAGAACATATCAGAAAGCAGTGAGTCAGAGAATGGACCCAGGCAGGATGGGAATACTATTCATCAATCACCTCCACTGAATTCTAAGATAACAGCGGTGGGTGAACTTCGAAAAAGGAACAGCAAGCGTGTTGCTGAGCGTGTTCTCATTTGCATGCAGAAACGGCAGAAGAAAATGGCTGCTTCTGAGTCAGAATCTCTAGCTAGTGTAGGTCATTGTCCAAATGACATGAAATTAAAATCTAACTCATGTAAAGAAAACGATGATAGTAGCTCCTCTTCACGTAAGAATATTAGATCTCCTACACCTGGAAGGCCTAGGAGGAGGGAATCCCTGACTCAGAAATGCAACAAACTTGAGCAGAATGAAACACTCAATAATTCATTAAATGAGATTATTACTCATCTACCAGCCGACAGTTGTGATGACAACTCAAGGAAAGAAGAGTGTGTGGATGAAAATTTATGGAAGCAGGACTTGGCAAATGATAAATCTTGGAAGCCTATAGAAAAAGGTCTCTATGAGAAGGGCATTGAGATTTTTGGTAGGAACAG CTGCTTAATAGCAAGGAATTTACTAAATGGGATGAAGACCTGTTGGGAAATTTTTCAATACATGAATTACTCTGAGAACAAGAATTGCAGCCAAGTGGGAGATGGATCAAATTCTCATCTTGAAGGTTACACCAAG GGTAGTAATGAGGTGAGAAGAAGGTCGAGATTCTTGCGTAGAAGGGGTAGAGTCCGTCGACTAAAATATACTTGGAAATCAGCTGCTTACCATTCAATTCGGAAGCGAATAACTGAAAGGAAAGATCAGCCGTGCAGACAATATAATCCATGTGGTTGCCAAACTGCCTGTGGAAAGCAGTGTGCCTGTCTTTTAAATGGCACCTGCTGTGAGAAGTACTGTGG GTGCCCTAAGAGTTGCAAGAATCGTTTTAGAGGATGCCATTGTGCCAAAAGTCAATGTCGTAGTCGTCAATGTCCTTGTTTTGCAGCAGATAGAGAATGTGATCCAGATGTCTGTAGGAATTGTTGGGTCAG CTGTGGTGATGGTACTCTTGGGGTTCCCAACCAAAGAGGTGATAATTATGAGTGCAGGAACATGAAGCTTCTTCTCAAACAACAACAAAGA GTGTTACTCGGAAGATCAGATATATCTGGTTGGGGAGCATTTCTAAAG AATAGTGTTGGCAAACACGAATATCTTGGCGAGTATACTGGGGAGTTAATTTCACATAGGGAGGCTGATAAGCGAGGCAAAATATATGATCGTGAAAACTCGTCATTTCTGTTCAATTTGAATGACCAG TTTGTTCTTGATGCATACCGAAAGGGTGATAAACTAAAATTTGCTAATCATTCTCCAGATCCGAACTGCTACGCCAAG GTCATCATGGTGGCAGGAGATCACCGGGTTGGTATCTTTGCCAAGGAAAGAATCAGTGCTGGGGAGGAACTCTTTTATGATTATAGATACGAGCCTGATCGAGCCCCGGCTTGGGCTAGGAAGCCTGAGGCATCGGGATCAAAAAAGGATGACGGTGCTCCATCGAGCGGTCGAGCGAAGAAACTCGCTTAA
- the LOC103497370 gene encoding copper-transporting ATPase HMA4-like, with protein MEANIYDLKVPLNPRDLNYEHRIIDTIEAGGFPADEFSDQAITSTCRLRISRIFCPAKLRSLQKTLAMVHGVKRATVHLEFKEAKVLFDPNLTTETLILKAIADIGFEADLISAGDEAYIVHLKLDRASRGDMGAIKSSLEQADGVTSVEMEAVERMVKVGYDPDRTGPRSILQFLKKYGARLYVPPKRRDVEQHQEACAYRNLFLFSCLFSVPVVAFAMVLPMLPPYGDWLNFRVCKMLTIGMVLKWIFCTPVQFLAGGRFYVGSYRALQRKSANMDVLVAVGTNAAYFYSVYIVFKASTSNSFKGKDFFETSSMLISFILLGKYLEVMAKGKSSDALGKLAHLAPDTACLMTFDDNGSLLSEVEIDTQLIQRNDIIKIVPGAKVPVDGIVIGGESNVNESTITGEARSIGKSTGDKVIGGTVNENGILFVKTTHVGTDTTLSRIVQLVESAQLSRAPAQKLADQISKFFVPVVVVAAFVTWVGWLICGEIGLYPKHWIPKGMDEFELALQFAISVLVIACPCALGLATPTAIMVASGKSASLGVLIKGASALQNAYKVKTVVFDKTGTLTVGRPEVVSVVLFSTFPMLEVCDAAIAIESNSEHPFAKPIVEHAKKMRKKFGARSECSKRVQNFEVFPGGGVGGKIDRKTVLVGNKRLMRVHNVDITPQVDRYTIENERLAQTCVLVAIDGKIAGGFGVLDAPKPGTKAVISFLRSIGISTIMITGDNLATAFAVARGVGINKVFAEMDPIEKANQIRSLKSTGNIVAMVGDGVNDSHALAAADVGIAIGAGTNIAIEAADIVLMRSNLEDVVTAIDLSRQTVYRIWLNYIWALGYNIIGMPIAAGILYPFFGIRLPPWLAGACMAASSLSVVCSSLLLKCYRRPLNFQST; from the exons ATGGAAGCTAATATTTATGATCTTAAGGTGCCACTAAATCCAAGGGACCTCAACTAT GAACACAGAATAATAGATACCATAGAAGCCGGAGGATTCCCCGCCGACGAATTTTCCGACCAAGCCATTACATCAACATGTCGTCTAAGAATCTCCCGAATCTTCTGTCCAGCCAAACTCCGATCTCTTCAAAAAACCCTAGCCATGGTCCACGGCGTAAAACGAGCAACCGTACATCTCGAATTCAAAGAAGCCAAAGTCCTGTTCGATCCAAATTTAACTACAGAAACCCTAATCCTCAAAGCAATCGCGGATATCGGCTTCGAAGCCGATCTCATCTCCGCCGGAGACGAAGCCTACATAGTTCACTTAAAACTGGATCGAGCCAGCCGCGGAGATATGGGCGCCATAAAATCCTCTCTGGAGCAAGCTGATGGAGTAACTTCAGTTGAAATGGAAGCGGTAGAGCGGATGGTGAAGGTGGGGTACGACCCTGATCGGACGGGTCCAAGATCGATATTGCAGTTCTTGAAGAAGTACGGAGCAAGGTTGTACGTGCCTCCAAAGAGAAGAGATGTGGAGCAGCATCAAGAAGCTTGTGCTTATAGGAATTTGTTCTTGTTTAGCTGCTTGTTTTCCGTTCCGGTAGTGGCTTTTGCAATGGTGCTTCCAATGCTTCCTCCTTATGGAGATTGGTTGAATTTTAGGGTTTGCAAGATGCTCACCATTGGAATGGTTCTTAAATGGATCTTCTGCACTCCAGTCCAGTTCCTTGCCGGTGGCag ATTTTATGTAGGATCGTACCGTGCATTACAACGAAAATCTGCAAATATGGATGTTTTGGTTGCTGTAGGCACCAATGCAGCTTACTTTTACTCGGTATACATAGTATTTAAAGCATCCACTTCCAACTCTTTTAAGGGGAAAGATTTCTTTGAGACTAGCTCCATGTTGATATCCTTCATTCTACTTGGAAAATATTTGGAGGTCATGGCAAAAGGCAAATCATCTGATGCTTTAGGAAAGCTAGCTCATCTTGCTCCGGACACGGCTTGTTTGATGACCTTTGATGATAATGGAAGTTTGCTGTCGGAGGTGGAGATTGATACCCAACTCATACAGAGAAATGACATAATTAAGATTGTTCCGGGTGCAAAAGTTCCTGTTGATGGGATTGTTATTGGTGGTGAAAGTAATGTGAATGAGAGTACAATTACAGGAGAAGCAAGATCCATTGGCAAATCAACTGGAGATAAG GTTATTGGAGGAACTGTCAATGAGAATGGAATCTTGTTTGTTAAGACCACCCATGTTGGAACTGATACTACACTTTCTCGAATTGTACAACTAGTGGAATCAGCGCAGCTATCACGAGCACCAGCTCAAAAATTAGCAGATCAGATATCAAAGTTCTTTGTTCCTGTT GTTGTTGTGGCAGCATTTGTTACATGGGTTGGATGGTTAATTTGTGGAGAAATTGGTTTATACCCCAAACATTGGATACCAAAAGGCATGGATGAGTTCGAACTTGCACTGCAGTTTGCCATTTCAGTGCTGGTGATTGCATGCCCTTGTGCCCTTGGCTTAGCAACGCCGACTGCGATCATGGTTGCATCAGGAAAGAGTGCTTCTTTAGGCGTGCTCATTAAAGGGGCAAGTGCACTTCAAAATGCATACAAG GTGAAAACGGTAGTTTTTGACAAGACTGGAACTCTAACAGTTGGGAGGCCAGAGGTAGTTAGTGTTGTGCTTTTCTCTACATTTCCAATGCTGGAGGTTTGTGATGCAGCAATAGCAATTGAG TCAAACAGCGAACACCCTTTTGCAAAGCCTATAGTGGAGCATGCaaagaaaatgagaaagaaGTTCGGGGCTCGAAGCGAATGTTCCAAACGCGTCCAGAACTTCGAGGTGTTCCCGGGAGGAGGGGTTGGAGGAAAAATTGATAGAAAGACAGTTTTAGTAGGAAACAAAAGGCTAATGCGAGTTCACAATGTTGATATTACTCCTCAAGTTGATCGGTATACCATAGAAAACGAGCGACTGGCTCAAACATGTGTCTTGGTAGCTATTGATGGCAAGATAGCTGGAGGTTTTGGCGTTTTGGATGCACCAAAGCCGGGTACTAAAGCTGTCATATCATTTCTTCGCTCGATTGGCATCTCAACCATAATGATCACTGGAGATAACTTGGCCACAGCCTTCGCCGTTGCAAGAGGGGTCGGGATTAATAAAGTCTTTGCAGAGATGGATCCAATTGAAAAGGCTAACCAGATTAGATCCTTAAAG TCGACAGGCAATATTGTGGCAATGGTGGGAGATGGAGTAAACGACTCACATGCCTTAGCTGCAGCTGATGTTGGTATTGCAATTGGTGCTGGAACCAATATTGCTATAGAAGCAGCTGATATTGTTCTAATGCGAAGCAATTTAGAAGATGTGGTTACTGCCATAGATCTCTCAAGACAAACAGTTTATCGTATATGGCTTAACTACATCTGGGCTCTTGGCTATAATATCATCGGCATGCCTATCGCTGCCGGAATCCTATATCCTTTCTTCGGAATCCGATTGCCACCATGGCTTGCCGGTGCCTGCATGGCTGCTTCCTCCCTTAGTGTTGTATGTTCTTCTCTCTTATTGAAATGTTATAGGAGACCTTTGAATTTTCAATCAACTTAA
- the LOC103497369 gene encoding protein IN CHLOROPLAST ATPASE BIOGENESIS, chloroplastic, which produces MKIGGGVVCGSPRAAALPSLLLRRRGVTVRCSTSSSTADHVSFIKDVAATEPPQHLFHLLKMLKTRGASIISPGAKQGIIPLVVPLAKNSTGTITALLRWPTAPAGMEMPVVDVNRNGVWLLAKNVDQFIHRLLVEEDARGSGEQNDELFLAAADAGQKLYGRGDFSESQITNLDGYLLKKVGLFPDVIERKILRHFEEGDLVSALVTGEFYTKKEHFPGFARPYVFNAEVLLKVGRKTEAKDAARGALKSPWWTLGCKYEEVANIAQWEDEQIEYFKEKVTEEGKQEDLKKGKAPAQVALDQAAFLLDLASVDGTWDNYVERIAQCYEEAGLHEIATFVLYRD; this is translated from the exons atgaaaattggtGGTGGAGTGGTCTGTGGAAGTCCACGCGCCGCCGCTCTTCCCTCACTTCTTCTCCGCCGTCGTGGAGTCACCGTTCGTTGCTCTACTTCTTCCTCTACTGCCG ACCATGTATCATTCATCAAGGATGTTGCTGCTACTGAACCTCCTCAGCATCTGTTTCATTTGCTCAAAATGCTTAAGACTAGAG GTGCATCCATAATTTCTCCTGGAGCCAAGCAAGGGATTATTCCTCTCGTTGTTCCACTGGCAAAAAACAGCACAG GTACTATAACTGCACTGCTGCGCTGGCCTACAGCACCTGCTGG GATGGAGATGCCAGTAGTGGACGTCAATAGGAATGGAGTGTGGCTTCTAGCCAAGAAC GTTGATCAATTTATTCACAGACTTCTAGTCGAAGAAGATGCCAGAGGAAGTGGAGAGCAAAATGATGAGCTATTTCTTGCAGCCGCTGATGCTGGGCAAAAACTTTACGGGAGGGGTGATTTTTCTGAATCTCAGATCACAAACTTAGATGGATATCTGCTGAAAAAG GTTGGGTTGTTTCCAGATGTCATAGAACGGAAAATATTACGCCATTTTGAGGAAGGCGACCTT GTTTCAGCTCTAGTAACTGGAGAGTTCTATACAAAGAAGGAACACTTCCCAGGATTTGCAAGACCATATGTATTTAATGCAGAGGTTTTGCTGAA GGTGGGGAGAAAAACTGAAGCTAAGGATGCTGCGAGAGGAGCATTAAAATCACCATGGTGGACCCTAGGCTGTAAATATGAG GAAGTTGCGAATATTGCACAATGGGAAGATGAGCAAATTGAATATTTCAAAGAAAAGGTCACGGAAGAAGGAAAGCAAGAGGATCTCAAAAAGGGAAAGGCTCCTGCGCAg GTTGCCTTGGACCAAGCTGCATTTTTGTTGGATCTAGCTTCGGTTGATGGGACTTGGGACAACTATGTGGAACGTATAGCTCAATGTTACGAAGAGGCAGGCCTCCATGAGATTGCAACATTCGTACTTTACAGAGACtaa